Part of the Flammeovirga agarivorans genome is shown below.
GCAGGTGAATCTTTAGGTGCTTTTGATAAGATGAAGTTTAATCTTGCCACTAAATTAGTGTTGAGTAAGTTCCAAAAACTAATGGGCGGTAATATCAAGTTTATGCCTGCAGGTGGTGCAAAGCTTGATCCAGAGATTGGTCAATTCTTCCATTCGATTGGTATTCCTGTAATTTTAGGTTATGGTTTAACGGAAACTACTGCAACAGTATCTGCTTGGCATATTTACAGTAAGTTTGAAGTAGGAACAATTGGATCTGCAATGCCTGGCTGTGAGATTAAATTAGGTGAAAACGACGAAATCTTAGTTAAATCAGATGTTGTGATGAAAGGATATTACAATAAACCTGAGGAAACGGCAAAGGTATTTACAGAAGATGGTTTCTTTAAAACTGGAGATAAAGGAGCATTTGATGAGTATGGTAATCTATTAATTACTGACCGTATTAAGGAGTTGATGAAAACTTCAAACGGTAAGTATATTGCTCCTCAACTTGTTGAAGGAAAGATTGGTAAAGATCATTTTGTAGAGCAAATTGCAGTGATTGCAGATGCGAGAAACTTTGTTTCAGCGTTAATTGTACCTTCTTTTGAAATATTAGAAGAGTATGCGAATGAGCATAACATTAGCTTTAATAATAAGCTAGAGTTAATCTCAAATAATGAAATCATTCGTATGTATACTGCTAGAATCGAAAAATTACAACACGATTTAGCTAATTTTGAAAAGGTGAAAAAATTCACCCTACTTCCAAGTGAATTCTCACAAGAGAAAGGGGAGATGACACCGACTTTAAAATTAAAGCGTAAGACAATCGATGCAAATTATAAGAATGAAATTGAAGAAATGTATTCAACAAAACATTAATCTCAATTTCATCTATCAATAAAAAAATCCCTCATGATTCTATAAGTTTTCATGAGGGATTTTTTTAGTGTTTATTTTTTTGATCAAGCTTAATTCCTGCTTTAATCTCTGTATCTAGGAAATTCTCTTTTGGAGGAATAGGACAAGCATATCCATCAGAATAAGCACAATATGGATTATAAGCCTTATTAAAGTCTACAATGATCGTTTTGCCTTCAGGAATTCTACATTCTAGATATCTTCCTGCTCCATAAGTGGTAAAACCATTTGTTTTATCCATGAAGGGTAAGAAAAGGTAATCTTTATATTCTTCCATTGCTCTCAAACGATGACTTTGGAATACAGTCAGTTTATATTTCTTTCCTTGCAAGGTAAAAGTCAGTTCTCCATACTTTTCGTAGGTAGGTTTACTTTTAGAAGATGTTTTCATCTTAAAGGGTTTACCTTTTACCCTTTTAAATTTAGCTTCTACTTTGTAGGTAGAATCAATAGGAAAAAACTCATGCTCTTTAAAAGCCAATCGATCCTTCTCACTTAAAGGAGACTCACCTTTTGTTCTATATTCTGTGTTTAATTCTTCTTGATATTCTTCAATCTCTTTGTAATAGTCTTGAGCAAAACAATGAGCATTAAAGAGTAAGAATAATAGTAATGATACAACCTTTTTCATTAGATATTCATTTAGTTTATTTTTTTAAAATAATATGATTTACACCACAAAAGCTATATTTTTATATAATAGAATTAATAAAGAAACTTAGTCCGTTGACTATCATAACTTAAGAACTCATTATCTTATCTGCCTTTCAAAAAATTATGCTTAAAAAATGTCTTTTAGTTATAGGAATAATGCTGTCTGTACAATTTACATATGGACAGGAAGAGACATATTCAGACTCATTACAGGAACACAATTTTGTAGATAAAGTAATTGATGTTATTACTTTCCATGGAGAAAATGTGAACATAGTTACATACCCAATGGCAGGGTTTAGTGAACAGGAAGGATTCTCTGCTGGTCTTATGCCTGTATTTACTTTTAAAGAAAAGAATCCTGAGAAGAGGCAAAATACAAGGTTTAACAGACCAACCACTTTTATTCCTTCTATATTAGTTTCGACCAAAGGATTATTTAATGTAGATGCTAGTCTAATCATGTTTGGCTTAGGTAAATGGAACATGTACTTCACTGGTGTCTATCAATAT
Proteins encoded:
- a CDS encoding DUF1684 domain-containing protein; the protein is MKKVVSLLLFLLFNAHCFAQDYYKEIEEYQEELNTEYRTKGESPLSEKDRLAFKEHEFFPIDSTYKVEAKFKRVKGKPFKMKTSSKSKPTYEKYGELTFTLQGKKYKLTVFQSHRLRAMEEYKDYLFLPFMDKTNGFTTYGAGRYLECRIPEGKTIIVDFNKAYNPYCAYSDGYACPIPPKENFLDTEIKAGIKLDQKNKH